The Arachis hypogaea cultivar Tifrunner chromosome 16, arahy.Tifrunner.gnm2.J5K5, whole genome shotgun sequence genome contains a region encoding:
- the LOC112756886 gene encoding uncharacterized protein, translating to MPVLFADSVCWFMNMLYASVCSMLDHSMEQSQSNSQPQDNAAQNSQTGSSRGKSDPAWQYFTVNEREAEEEGEAPNPVQPPAPATMGDKGKRRAIAATPIGSYFKERTTPGSQPALKSVLASKQVKHKVKLGLARWIIDARIPFNAIQSPYFQPALDGVDAIGPGFKGPSYDEMRVHLLADLKKECQLLVEGYRSSWKRTGCTLMADGWTDQRQRTLINFLVYYPAGMSFVKSVDASDMIKTADTLFKLFAEVIEWVGSSNIVHVVTNNAANYVSAGKLIHEKYPNIFWSPCAAHCINLILKDIASLPHIADLASRASKVTVFVYNHMIFLSWLRKRKEWKEIVQPGVTRFATVFITLKSIYDHKQDLQALVIDKYFTSHKLSKSVNGKMVSSIILESKFWEDCFTIVMLVGPLIKLLRLVDADEKPSLGIVYTGMQRAKINIKTMFRNRKSAYTPYTSILKMRWDKHLKRDLHAAAYFLNPDYFYSEGFVKKANILRSLLDLFDIETLCDDSVAAMQEIQLYRDRKGSFGRESALKAIKRLEPGYTVGVLLTCKKMAIRLLHQTSSSSGCERNWSLFEQIHSKRRNRLEHQRLSDIVYVTYNLRLQSRMHRKKKNYDPIDIQNIDTVDFWVMPDEEDPEFTNGDIEGIENLIYTDNAMPSYPTDGGDVELDVDFPNVADSSNTASFGGTSDDGGFGLPVYDGDVGTLNDNYDF from the exons ATGCCTGTTCTGTTTGCTGATTCTGTTTGCTGGTTCATGAATATGCTCTATGCTTCTGTTTGCTCTATGCTCGACCATTCT ATGGAACAATCACAAAGTAACTCACAGCCACAAGATAATGCTGCTCAAAATTCTCAAACTGGTTCATCTAGAGGTAAATCTGATCCAGCTTGGCAATATTTTACAGTGAA TGAAAGAGAAGCGGAAGAAGAGGGTGAGGCGCCTAATCCTGTACAACCTCCGGCTCCTGCAACAATGGGAGACAAAGGAAAGAGAAGAGCGATTGCTGctactccaattggaagttatttTAAGGAAAGGACTACGCCAGGCTCTCAACCAGCTTTGAAAAGTGTCTTGGCCAGTAAACAAGTTAAACACAAGGTTAAGTTGGGGCTTGCAAGATGGATCATTGATGCACGGATTCCATTCAATGCAATTCAATCGCCTTACTTTCAACCTGCCTTGGACGGCGTTGATGCAATTGGACCTGGTTTCAAGGGACCGTCGTATGACGAAATGAGAGTTCATTTGCTGGCCGATCTTAAGAAGGAGTGTCAGTTGCTTGTTGAAGGTTATAGGAGCTCGTGGAAAAGGACTGGTTGTACACTGATGGCAGATGGCTGGACTGATCAAAGGCAGCGTACGTTAATTAATTTTCTAGTTTATTATCCTGCTGGTATGTCATTTGTTAAGTCTGTTGATGCTTCTGATATGATAAAAACTGCCGATACCTTGTTTAAATTGTTTGCTGAGGTTATTGAGTGGGTTGGGTCTAGTAACATTGTGCATGTGGTTACTAATAATGCTGCGAATTATGTATCTGCTGGAAAACTCATTCATGAAaagtatccaaatattttttggtCTCCTTGTGCTGCTCATTGCATCAATCTTATCTTAAAAGACATAGCAAGTCTTCCTCACATAGCTGACCTTGCCTCTCGTGCTTCAAAAGTGACTGTCTTTGTTTACAATCATATGATTTTCTTGTCATGgcttagaaaaagaaaagagtggAAAGAAATTGTTCAACCAGGTGTAACACGTTTTGCTACTGTTTTCATTACTTTGAAAAGTATATATGATCATAAACAAGACTTGCAAGCATTGGTGATTGACAAATATTTCACTTCTCATAAATTATCCAAGAGTGTCAATGGGAAGATGgttagttcaattatcttggaaagtAAGTTTTGGGAGGATTGTTTTACTATTGTTATGCTTGTTGGTCCTCTAATTAAGTTATTGAGGCTTGTTGATGCTGATGAGAAACCTTCTCTGGGTATCGTGTATACGGGCATGCAAAGAGCCAAAATTAATATCAAGACAATGTTTAGAAATAGGAAATCTGCATACACACCTTATACAAGTATCTTGAAAATGCGGTGGGATAAGCATTTGAAGCGTGACCTCCATGCAGCAGCATACTTTTTGAATCCAGATTACTTCTATAGTGAGGGGTTTGTTAAGAAGGCAAATATCTTGAGGTCTTTGCTTGATTTATTTGATATTGAAACTCTTTGTGATGACTCGGTTGCCGCAATGCAAGAGATACAGTTGTATCGAGATCGAAAAGGAAGTTTTGGAAGGGAAAGTGCATTGAAAGCAATTAAGAGACTTGAACCTG GCTACACGGTGGGAGTGCTCCTAACTTGCAAAAAAATGGCAAttcgtcttcttcatcaaacatctTCATCATCCGGCTGCGAGAGGAACTGGAGCCTCTTTGAACAAATCCATTCAAAGAGGAGGAACCGATTAGAGCATCAAAGGCTAAGTGACATTGTTTATGTCACTTATAATCTACGCCTTCAATCTAGAATGCATCGCAAGAAGAAGAATTATGATCCAATTGACATTCAAAACATTGACACGGTAGATTTTTGGGTAATGCCAGATGAAGAAGATCCTGAATTTACTAATGGAGACATTGAAggcattgaaaatttaatttatacggATAATGCTATGCCTTCATATCCTACAG atggagGAGATGTGGAACTTGATGTGGATTTCCCTAATGTTGCTGATTCTTCAAATACAGCTTCTTTTGGTGGTACTTCTGATGATGGTGGCTTTGGATTACCTGTTTATGATGGAGATGTTGGAACActtaatgataattatgatttttga